One window of Streptomyces sp. SUK 48 genomic DNA carries:
- a CDS encoding helix-turn-helix domain-containing protein yields MDREALRSLLRHKRSLIDPTELGWPRRTGRGRRSAGLSQAQVAHALYVSERTYAQLERGDMPSPAPEFLDAVSTVLRMAEPERGALYVYALGHEPPVPMNPEAGTRVDPAWFTAVQGVSGVPCYVNDVAWNLLAWNDDFLRMFPRAEGAEPAVPERNVMRWMLLREEAREHHLLDWAERWAAPVAAQLRAAVAAHPDNPDLRQLDAEVNDDPVVGPIYRRHDITYVQQDGDTRPVRHAGLAAADDDRCCARHAPAARGLVTLCAAQPLGSPGARFFFLVFRPVTG; encoded by the coding sequence ATGGACAGGGAAGCCCTGCGGTCGCTGCTGCGGCACAAGCGCTCGCTGATCGACCCCACCGAGCTGGGCTGGCCCCGCCGCACCGGCCGCGGCCGCCGGTCCGCCGGGCTCTCCCAGGCCCAGGTGGCGCACGCGCTGTACGTCTCCGAGCGCACCTACGCACAGCTGGAGCGGGGCGACATGCCCTCCCCCGCGCCCGAGTTCCTCGACGCGGTCTCCACCGTGCTGCGCATGGCCGAGCCGGAGCGCGGCGCGCTGTACGTCTACGCGCTGGGCCACGAGCCGCCGGTCCCCATGAACCCCGAGGCCGGTACCCGGGTCGACCCGGCCTGGTTCACGGCCGTCCAGGGCGTGTCCGGCGTGCCCTGCTACGTCAACGACGTGGCGTGGAACCTCCTCGCCTGGAACGACGACTTCCTGCGCATGTTCCCCCGCGCCGAGGGCGCGGAGCCCGCGGTGCCCGAGCGGAACGTGATGCGCTGGATGCTGCTGCGCGAGGAGGCGCGCGAGCACCATCTGCTGGACTGGGCGGAGCGGTGGGCGGCGCCGGTCGCGGCCCAGCTGCGGGCGGCGGTGGCGGCCCACCCGGACAACCCCGATCTGCGGCAGCTGGACGCGGAGGTGAACGACGACCCCGTGGTGGGGCCCATCTACCGCCGCCACGACATCACCTATGTGCAGCAGGACGGGGACACCCGGCCGGTGCGGCACGCGGGACTCGCCGCCGCCGACGACGACCGGTGCTGCGCCCGGCACGCTCCCGCCGCGCGGGGCCTGGTGACCCTGTGCGCCGCGCAGCCGCTGGGTTCGCCGGGCGCCCGGTTCTTCTTCCTGGTCTTCCGCCCGGTCACCGGCTGA
- a CDS encoding 2'-5' RNA ligase family protein, translating into MGTVTIGVSIAVPEPHGSLLQERRAGFGDAAAHGIPTHVTLLPPTEVERATLPAVRAHLREVAAAGRPFPMRLHGTGTFRPVSPVVYIRVVRGAEDCARLQQRVRESAGPCARELQFPYHPHVTVAHGIEDAAMDRAFAELAGFEAEWPCTGFALYEQGADGVWRKLREYTFGGSVVPPQAGPAGIGRGTIASR; encoded by the coding sequence GTGGGGACCGTAACGATCGGCGTGTCGATCGCGGTTCCGGAGCCTCACGGCAGCCTGCTCCAGGAGCGGCGCGCTGGCTTCGGCGACGCCGCGGCCCATGGCATCCCCACCCATGTCACGCTGCTGCCGCCGACCGAGGTGGAGCGCGCCACGCTGCCCGCCGTGCGGGCCCACCTGCGCGAGGTGGCCGCCGCCGGCCGCCCCTTCCCGATGCGGCTGCACGGCACCGGCACCTTCCGGCCCGTCTCCCCGGTGGTCTACATCCGGGTCGTGCGCGGCGCCGAGGACTGCGCCCGGCTCCAGCAGCGGGTCCGCGAGAGCGCCGGGCCCTGCGCCCGCGAGCTCCAGTTCCCGTACCACCCGCATGTCACCGTGGCCCACGGCATCGAGGACGCGGCGATGGACCGCGCCTTCGCCGAGCTGGCCGGCTTCGAGGCCGAATGGCCGTGCACCGGGTTCGCGCTGTACGAGCAGGGCGCGGACGGGGTGTGGCGCAAGCTGCGCGAGTACACCTTCGGCGGCTCCGTCGTACCTCCCCAGGCGGGCCCCGCCGGCATCGGCCGCGGGACCATCGCCAGCCGCTAG
- a CDS encoding YihY/virulence factor BrkB family protein: MDWLKRLPVIGPLVTWLTATHVWRAYERLDRVKWSRLAAAMTFVSFLALFPLLTVAAAITAATLSPAQQRNVEHKVAEQFPGVVSQQLDITTLVHNAGTVGVIAGALLLFTGVGWVGQVRDCLRAVWELADQEQNPLVAKAKDAGILIGFGGALLVTLAASTLASAAVGRISDQLGLGQHGWGIALLRVAAFAVAVLADFLVLLYVLTLLPGVEPTRRRLVIAALLGAVGFELLKLLLSGYIQGVAAKSMYGAFGVPVALLLWINFTAKLVLFCAAWTATPSATAKVTAVTDGASGPAAATGG; this comes from the coding sequence ATGGACTGGCTCAAGAGACTGCCCGTCATCGGGCCGCTGGTGACCTGGCTGACGGCCACCCACGTATGGCGGGCGTACGAGCGGCTCGACCGGGTCAAGTGGTCCCGGCTGGCGGCGGCGATGACGTTCGTCAGTTTCCTGGCGCTGTTCCCGCTGCTCACCGTGGCCGCCGCGATCACCGCCGCCACGCTCAGCCCGGCCCAGCAGCGCAATGTCGAGCACAAGGTCGCCGAGCAGTTCCCGGGGGTCGTCTCCCAGCAGTTGGACATCACCACGCTGGTCCACAACGCGGGCACCGTCGGTGTCATCGCGGGTGCCCTGCTGCTGTTCACCGGCGTCGGCTGGGTCGGCCAGGTGCGGGACTGCCTGCGCGCGGTCTGGGAGTTGGCGGACCAGGAGCAGAACCCGCTGGTCGCCAAGGCGAAGGACGCCGGGATCCTGATCGGCTTCGGCGGCGCCCTGCTCGTCACCCTCGCCGCGTCCACGCTCGCCTCGGCGGCCGTCGGCCGGATCTCCGACCAGCTGGGGCTCGGCCAGCACGGCTGGGGCATCGCGCTGCTGCGCGTCGCCGCCTTCGCCGTCGCCGTGCTCGCCGACTTCCTCGTCCTGCTCTACGTGCTGACCCTGCTGCCCGGGGTGGAGCCGACGCGCCGCCGCCTGGTGATCGCGGCACTGCTCGGCGCGGTCGGCTTCGAACTGCTGAAACTGCTGCTCAGCGGCTATATCCAGGGGGTCGCCGCGAAGAGCATGTACGGCGCGTTCGGGGTTCCCGTGGCGCTGCTGCTGTGGATCAACTTCACCGCGAAACTGGTCCTGTTCTGCGCCGCCTGGACGGCCACCCCGAGCGCGACGGCGAAGGTCACGGCCGTGACCGACGGCGCATCAGGTCCGGCAGCGGCCACCGGCGGTTGA
- a CDS encoding glycine hydroxymethyltransferase has product MPEQPLSTESTAFRAALDVIRAVEPRVADAIGQEVTDQRAMLKLIASENYASPATLLAMGNWFSDKYAEGTVGRRFYAGCRNVDTVESLAAEHARELFGARHAYVQPHSGIDANLVAFWAVLADRVEVPFLAKTGARQVNDLSDADWAELRQAFGNQRMLGMSLDAGGHLTHGFRPNISGKMFDQRSYGTDPATGLIDYEALRAQAREFKPLIIVAGYSAYPRLVNFRIMREIADEVGATLMVDMAHFAGLVAGKVLTGDFDPVPHAQIVTTTTHKSLRGPRGGMVLCDDSLKDQVDRGCPMVLGGPLPHVMAAKAVALAEARQPAFQDYAQRIVDNARALAEGLTRRGATLVTGGTDNHLNLIDVAGSYGLTGRQAEAALLDSGIVTNRNAIPADPNGAWYTSGIRIGTPALTTRGLGTAEMDEVAGLIDRVLAATEPGTTKSGAPSKASHVLDEKVSEEIAQRATDLVAGFPLYPEVDLG; this is encoded by the coding sequence ATGCCAGAGCAGCCCCTGTCCACCGAGTCCACCGCCTTCCGCGCCGCCCTCGACGTGATCCGCGCCGTGGAGCCCCGGGTCGCCGACGCCATCGGCCAGGAGGTCACCGACCAGCGCGCGATGCTCAAGCTGATCGCCTCCGAGAACTACGCCTCCCCGGCGACCCTCCTCGCGATGGGCAACTGGTTCAGCGACAAGTACGCCGAGGGCACCGTCGGCCGCCGCTTCTACGCCGGCTGCCGCAACGTGGACACCGTGGAGTCCCTGGCCGCCGAGCACGCCCGCGAGCTCTTCGGCGCCCGGCACGCCTACGTCCAGCCGCACTCCGGCATCGACGCCAACCTCGTCGCCTTCTGGGCCGTACTCGCCGACCGGGTCGAGGTCCCCTTCCTGGCGAAGACCGGCGCCCGCCAGGTCAACGACCTCTCCGACGCGGACTGGGCCGAGCTGCGCCAGGCGTTCGGCAACCAGCGGATGCTCGGCATGTCCCTGGACGCCGGCGGCCACCTCACCCACGGCTTCCGCCCGAACATCTCCGGCAAGATGTTCGACCAGCGCTCCTACGGCACCGACCCCGCGACCGGCCTCATCGACTACGAGGCGCTGCGCGCCCAGGCCCGCGAGTTCAAGCCGCTGATCATCGTGGCGGGCTACTCGGCGTACCCCCGGCTGGTGAACTTCCGGATCATGCGCGAGATCGCCGACGAGGTCGGCGCGACCCTCATGGTCGACATGGCCCACTTCGCCGGTCTCGTCGCGGGCAAGGTCCTCACCGGCGACTTCGACCCGGTCCCGCACGCCCAGATCGTCACCACCACCACCCACAAGTCGCTGCGCGGCCCGCGCGGCGGCATGGTGCTGTGCGACGACTCCCTCAAGGACCAGGTCGACCGCGGCTGCCCGATGGTCCTCGGCGGCCCGCTGCCGCACGTCATGGCCGCCAAGGCGGTCGCCCTGGCCGAGGCCCGGCAGCCCGCGTTCCAGGACTACGCGCAGCGCATCGTGGACAACGCCCGGGCGCTGGCCGAGGGCCTGACGCGGCGGGGCGCGACCCTCGTCACCGGGGGCACCGACAACCACCTCAACCTGATCGACGTCGCCGGCTCCTACGGCCTCACCGGCCGCCAGGCCGAGGCCGCCCTCCTCGACTCCGGCATCGTCACCAACCGCAACGCCATCCCGGCCGACCCCAACGGCGCCTGGTACACCTCCGGCATCCGCATCGGCACGCCCGCCCTGACCACCCGCGGCCTGGGCACGGCGGAGATGGACGAGGTGGCCGGACTGATCGACCGCGTCCTCGCGGCCACCGAACCGGGCACCACCAAGTCCGGCGCCCCGAGCAAGGCGTCCCACGTCCTGGACGAGAAGGTCTCCGAGGAGATCGCCCAGCGCGCCACCGACCTGGTCGCGGGCTTCCCGCTCTACCCGGAAGTCGACCTGGGCTGA
- a CDS encoding PLP-dependent aminotransferase family protein, whose protein sequence is MAESWATLGVDLHLEPAGPGGLRRGLTDALREAVRTGRLAPGTRLPSSRSLAADLGVARNTVGEAYADLVAEGWLTARQGSGTRVAERAVVPPSGPARRPRVPARPAHNLVPGTPDLAAFPRAEWARAARRALTAAPNEALGYGDPRGRVELRTALAGYLARVRGVRCDPDDLVVTAGFSHALRLLGPVLRARGTRSVAVESYGLDVYWGLLEAAGLATPALPWDELGTDPRPLTSKGAVLLTPAHQFPMGLPLHPDRRAAVVDWARRTDSLVLEDDYDGEFRYDRQPVGALQGLDPDRVVYLGTASKSLAPGIRLGWMVLPPALTREVLTAKGHADTVGVLEQLTLAEFLTSGAYDRQVRAARSRYRRRRDALAAAVAERAPGVRVTGVAAGLHALLRLPPGTESSVVQAAAWQGLALHGLSFHRHPEAVAEPVDALVVGYGTPPDSAWAGALEALCRVLP, encoded by the coding sequence ATGGCGGAATCGTGGGCCACTTTGGGCGTCGACCTGCATCTGGAACCGGCCGGCCCGGGCGGGCTGCGCCGGGGGCTGACCGATGCCCTGCGCGAGGCGGTCCGCACCGGCCGGCTCGCCCCCGGCACCCGGCTGCCCTCCTCCCGGAGCCTCGCCGCCGACCTCGGCGTCGCCCGCAACACCGTCGGCGAGGCGTACGCCGACCTGGTCGCCGAGGGCTGGCTCACCGCCCGGCAGGGCTCCGGCACCCGGGTCGCCGAACGCGCCGTGGTCCCGCCGAGCGGCCCCGCCCGCCGCCCCCGCGTGCCGGCCCGGCCCGCCCACAACCTCGTCCCCGGCACCCCCGACCTCGCCGCGTTCCCGCGCGCCGAGTGGGCGAGGGCCGCCCGCCGCGCCCTGACCGCCGCCCCCAACGAGGCCCTGGGCTACGGCGATCCGCGCGGCCGCGTCGAACTGCGCACCGCCCTCGCCGGCTATCTCGCCCGCGTCCGGGGCGTGCGCTGCGACCCGGACGACCTGGTCGTCACCGCGGGCTTCTCGCACGCCCTGCGCCTCCTCGGCCCGGTGCTGCGCGCCCGCGGGACGCGCTCGGTGGCCGTCGAGTCGTACGGCCTCGACGTCTACTGGGGCCTCCTTGAGGCCGCGGGTCTGGCGACCCCCGCCCTGCCCTGGGACGAACTCGGCACCGATCCGCGCCCGTTGACCTCCAAGGGTGCCGTACTCCTCACCCCCGCCCACCAGTTCCCGATGGGCCTGCCCCTGCACCCCGACCGGCGCGCGGCCGTCGTGGACTGGGCGCGGCGCACCGACTCCCTCGTCCTGGAGGACGACTACGACGGCGAGTTCCGCTACGACCGCCAGCCCGTCGGCGCCCTCCAGGGCCTCGACCCCGACCGTGTCGTCTACCTCGGCACCGCCAGCAAATCCCTCGCCCCGGGCATCCGGCTGGGCTGGATGGTCCTGCCGCCGGCCCTCACCCGCGAGGTGCTCACGGCCAAGGGCCACGCCGACACCGTGGGCGTCCTCGAACAGCTCACCCTCGCCGAGTTCCTCACCTCGGGGGCGTACGACCGCCAGGTCCGCGCCGCCCGCTCGCGCTACCGGCGCCGCCGCGACGCCCTCGCCGCGGCCGTCGCCGAACGCGCCCCCGGCGTCCGGGTCACCGGGGTCGCCGCGGGCCTGCACGCGCTGCTGCGGCTGCCCCCGGGCACCGAGTCCTCCGTCGTCCAGGCCGCCGCCTGGCAGGGGCTCGCCCTGCACGGACTCTCCTTCCACCGCCATCCCGAGGCCGTCGCCGAGCCGGTGGACGCGCTGGTGGTGGGGTACGGGACGCCGCCGGACAGCGCGTGGGCGGGGGCGCTGGAGGCGCTGTGCAGGGTGCTGCCCTAG
- a CDS encoding SDR family NAD(P)-dependent oxidoreductase → MKDALALPQSLLVLGGTSEIGLATARRLIARGARTVWLAGRPSPALEQAARSLRALGADTRTVDFDALDPASHESALGKVFAEDAIDLVLLAFGVLGDQAHDERAPLRAVHVAQTNYTGAVSAALVAASGLQAQGHGSFVFLSATAAERARRVDFIYGSSKAGLDTFAQGLGDALYGTGVRVMVVRPGFVRTRATAHRPREPFATTPQAVATAIELGLRRGAETVWVPGVLRLVTAALRHVPRALFRRLPL, encoded by the coding sequence GTGAAGGACGCTCTCGCCCTGCCCCAGTCCCTGCTCGTCCTCGGCGGCACCTCCGAGATCGGGCTCGCCACCGCCCGCCGGCTGATCGCCCGCGGCGCCCGCACCGTATGGCTGGCCGGCCGCCCCTCCCCCGCGCTGGAGCAGGCCGCGAGGAGCCTGCGCGCGCTGGGCGCGGACACCCGCACGGTCGACTTCGACGCCCTCGACCCCGCCTCCCACGAGAGCGCGCTCGGCAAGGTCTTCGCCGAGGACGCCATCGACCTGGTGCTGCTCGCCTTCGGCGTCCTCGGCGACCAGGCCCACGACGAGCGGGCCCCGCTGCGCGCCGTGCACGTCGCCCAGACCAACTACACCGGGGCGGTCTCCGCCGCTCTGGTCGCCGCGAGCGGCCTCCAGGCCCAGGGCCACGGCTCGTTCGTCTTCCTGTCCGCCACCGCCGCCGAACGCGCCCGCCGCGTCGACTTCATCTACGGCTCCAGCAAGGCGGGCCTGGACACCTTCGCCCAGGGCCTCGGCGACGCGCTGTACGGCACAGGGGTGCGGGTGATGGTCGTACGCCCCGGGTTCGTGCGGACGCGGGCGACGGCGCACCGGCCCCGCGAGCCGTTCGCCACCACCCCGCAGGCGGTCGCCACCGCGATCGAACTGGGCCTGCGCCGGGGCGCGGAGACGGTGTGGGTGCCGGGGGTGCTGCGGCTGGTGACGGCCGCGCTGCGGCACGTCCCGCGCGCGCTGTTCCGCAGGCTGCCCCTCTAG
- the trpS gene encoding tryptophan--tRNA ligase, translated as MGGMAPAEKPRVLSGIQPTAGSFHLGNYLGAVRQWVSLQETHDAFYMVVDLHAITVPQDPKELRANTRLAAAQLLAAGLDPERCTLFVQSHVPEHAELAWVMNCLTGFGEASRMTQFKDKSAKQGAERASVGLFTYPILQVADILLYQANQVPVGEDQRQHIELTRDLAERFNGRFGQTFTIPAPYILKETAKIYDLQDPSIKMSKSASTPKGLINLLDEPKTTAKKVKSAVTDTDTVIRYDAQAKPGVSNLLTIYSVLTGTSIADLEREYEGKMYGALKTDLAEVMVEFVTPFRERTQQYLDDAETLDAILAKGAEKARAVAAETLAQAYDRVGFLPAKH; from the coding sequence ATGGGCGGCATGGCCCCCGCTGAAAAGCCCCGCGTGCTCTCCGGTATCCAGCCCACCGCCGGCTCGTTCCACCTCGGCAACTACCTCGGCGCCGTCCGCCAGTGGGTATCCCTCCAGGAGACCCACGACGCCTTCTACATGGTCGTCGACCTGCACGCGATCACCGTGCCCCAGGACCCCAAGGAGCTGCGGGCCAACACCCGCCTGGCCGCCGCCCAGCTCCTCGCCGCCGGACTGGACCCGGAGCGCTGCACCCTGTTCGTGCAGAGCCATGTGCCCGAGCACGCCGAGCTGGCCTGGGTGATGAACTGCCTCACCGGCTTCGGCGAGGCCAGCCGCATGACCCAGTTCAAGGACAAGTCCGCCAAGCAGGGCGCCGAGCGCGCCTCGGTCGGCCTGTTCACGTACCCGATCCTCCAGGTCGCGGACATCCTGCTGTACCAGGCCAACCAGGTGCCGGTGGGCGAGGACCAGCGCCAGCACATCGAGCTGACCCGGGACCTGGCCGAGCGTTTCAACGGCCGCTTCGGGCAGACGTTCACGATCCCGGCGCCGTACATCCTCAAGGAGACGGCGAAGATCTACGACCTCCAGGACCCGTCGATCAAGATGAGCAAGTCGGCGTCCACGCCGAAGGGCCTGATCAACCTCCTGGACGAGCCGAAGACCACCGCCAAGAAGGTCAAGAGCGCGGTCACCGACACCGACACCGTCATCCGCTACGACGCGCAGGCCAAGCCGGGCGTCTCCAACCTGCTCACCATCTACTCCGTCCTCACCGGCACCTCGATCGCCGACCTGGAGCGGGAGTACGAGGGCAAGATGTACGGCGCGCTCAAGACCGACCTCGCCGAGGTCATGGTCGAGTTCGTGACGCCGTTCCGGGAGCGCACCCAGCAGTACCTGGACGACGCCGAGACCCTCGACGCGATCCTCGCCAAGGGTGCCGAGAAGGCCCGCGCCGTCGCCGCCGAGACCCTCGCGCAGGCGTACGACCGCGTCGGCTTCCTCCCGGCGAAGCACTGA
- a CDS encoding glutathionylspermidine synthase family protein, translated as MERRTITPRPDWQRTVEEQGLIYPLTRHPDGSLRPYWDESAYYVFSLPEVEALEETVAELHAMCLAAAGHLVERGRLADLGITDPAVAAAVTESWHRRAELPSFYGRFDLRYDGTGPAKLLEYNADTPTSLVEAASPQWFWMEDRFPGADQWNSLHERLVESWRRQSALLPPGSPLHFAHSAADELGEDLMTVAYLKETAEQAGLETDWLAMEEIGWDTLSGRFVDNRLRFIRALFKLYPWEWLTTDAFGGHVLDTLDNGGGTGSTLWIEPAWKMLLSNKALLAVLWELYPGHPSLLPSYLDGPRELAATTGYAAKPLLGREGEGVTLHPPGGPPAVRPEPCCYQGLAPLPAFDGNHVVLGAWVIDGEPAGLGIRESSGPVTDGYARFLPHVIL; from the coding sequence ATGGAACGCCGTACCATCACCCCCCGCCCGGACTGGCAGCGCACCGTCGAGGAACAGGGCCTGATCTACCCGCTCACCCGCCATCCCGACGGGAGCCTGCGCCCCTACTGGGACGAGAGCGCGTACTACGTCTTCTCGCTGCCCGAGGTCGAGGCGCTGGAGGAGACGGTCGCCGAACTGCACGCCATGTGCCTGGCGGCGGCCGGCCACCTCGTGGAGCGGGGCCGCCTCGCCGACCTCGGCATCACCGACCCCGCCGTCGCCGCCGCGGTCACCGAGTCCTGGCACCGCCGCGCCGAACTCCCCTCCTTCTACGGCCGGTTCGACCTGCGCTACGACGGCACCGGCCCCGCCAAGCTGCTGGAGTACAACGCGGACACCCCCACCTCCCTGGTGGAGGCCGCCTCCCCGCAGTGGTTCTGGATGGAGGACCGCTTCCCCGGCGCGGACCAGTGGAACTCGCTGCACGAACGCCTGGTGGAGTCCTGGCGCAGGCAGTCCGCGCTGCTCCCGCCCGGCAGCCCGCTGCACTTCGCGCACTCCGCCGCCGACGAGCTGGGCGAGGACCTGATGACGGTCGCCTATCTGAAGGAGACCGCGGAGCAGGCGGGCCTGGAGACCGACTGGCTCGCCATGGAGGAGATCGGCTGGGACACCCTCTCCGGCCGGTTCGTGGACAACCGGCTGCGGTTCATCCGCGCCCTCTTCAAGCTCTACCCCTGGGAATGGCTCACCACCGACGCCTTCGGCGGCCATGTCCTGGACACCCTGGACAACGGCGGCGGCACCGGCAGCACCCTGTGGATCGAGCCCGCCTGGAAGATGCTCCTGAGCAACAAGGCCCTGCTGGCCGTCCTGTGGGAGCTCTACCCCGGCCACCCCAGCCTCCTGCCCTCCTACCTCGACGGCCCCCGCGAGCTCGCCGCCACCACCGGCTACGCCGCCAAGCCCCTGCTGGGCCGCGAGGGCGAGGGCGTCACCCTGCACCCGCCGGGCGGCCCGCCCGCCGTCCGCCCCGAGCCCTGCTGCTACCAGGGGCTCGCGCCGCTGCCCGCCTTCGACGGCAACCACGTCGTCCTCGGCGCCTGGGTCATCGACGGCGAGCCCGCGGGCCTCGGCATCCGCGAGTCGTCGGGCCCCGTCACCGACGGGTACGCGCGCTTCCTGCCGCACGTCATCCTCTGA
- a CDS encoding D-alanyl-D-alanine carboxypeptidase — MPAPPNTARRSLLTGAATLLSLAVTAPAALAAPAAGTAPAATPPAHMSTLGGARLGEPGTQVNLAPGVPVLPKELTARSWIVSDAQSGEVLAAHNAHWALPPASTMKMLFADTLLPRFPRTTAHKVAAADLAGMGEGSSVVGIKPGRTYSVRDLWLGVFLRSGNDAVHVLSAMNGGVAQTVQDMQRHADELQALDTHVVSPDGYDAPHQVSSAYDLTLIARSGLQKKDFRDYCSTVSADFDGREIRNTDRLLSGDTDVPVYQGIAGVKNGNTTHAGATFTGVAQRGRQVLLVTVMNPRKQEHNEVYKETAKLFDWGFQAAGKVRKVGDLVGPRSAAGTAPSGSPGASAPAGQAGSRPVAAGTGGSRGIGTAFAVAGGLLVLLAGGVFLVNRRWPLPDLMRRRSRP, encoded by the coding sequence GTGCCCGCTCCCCCGAACACCGCCCGGCGCTCCCTGCTGACCGGCGCCGCGACGCTGCTGTCCCTCGCCGTCACCGCGCCCGCCGCCCTCGCCGCCCCGGCCGCCGGCACGGCCCCGGCCGCCACACCCCCGGCTCATATGTCGACGCTCGGCGGTGCCCGGCTCGGCGAGCCCGGCACCCAGGTGAACCTCGCGCCCGGTGTCCCGGTGCTGCCCAAGGAGCTGACCGCGCGCTCCTGGATCGTCTCCGACGCCCAGAGCGGCGAGGTGCTGGCCGCGCACAACGCGCACTGGGCGCTGCCCCCGGCGTCCACGATGAAGATGCTGTTCGCGGACACCCTGCTGCCCCGCTTCCCGCGCACGACGGCGCACAAGGTGGCCGCGGCGGACCTCGCCGGGATGGGCGAGGGCTCCAGCGTGGTCGGCATAAAGCCGGGCAGGACCTACAGCGTGCGCGACCTGTGGCTCGGGGTGTTCCTGCGCTCGGGCAACGACGCGGTGCACGTGCTGTCCGCGATGAACGGCGGTGTCGCCCAGACCGTCCAGGACATGCAGCGGCACGCGGACGAACTCCAGGCCCTGGACACCCATGTGGTCTCCCCCGACGGCTACGACGCGCCGCACCAGGTGTCCTCGGCGTACGACCTCACCCTGATCGCCCGCTCCGGGCTCCAGAAGAAGGACTTCCGGGACTACTGCTCCACGGTGAGCGCCGACTTCGACGGCCGGGAGATCCGCAACACCGACCGGCTGCTCAGCGGCGACACCGATGTGCCGGTCTACCAGGGCATCGCGGGCGTGAAGAACGGCAACACCACGCACGCGGGCGCCACCTTCACCGGGGTCGCCCAGCGCGGCAGGCAGGTGCTGCTCGTCACCGTGATGAACCCGCGGAAGCAGGAGCACAACGAGGTCTACAAGGAGACGGCGAAGCTGTTCGACTGGGGCTTCCAGGCAGCCGGCAAGGTCAGGAAGGTGGGCGACCTGGTGGGGCCGAGGAGTGCCGCCGGTACGGCGCCGAGCGGCTCGCCGGGGGCGTCGGCGCCCGCCGGGCAGGCGGGCTCCAGGCCGGTGGCGGCCGGGACCGGCGGTTCCCGCGGGATCGGCACCGCGTTCGCCGTCGCGGGCGGGCTGCTGGTGCTGCTGGCGGGCGGGGTGTTCCTGGTCAACCGCCGGTGGCCGCTGCCGGACCTGATGCGCCGTCGGTCACGGCCGTGA
- a CDS encoding DMT family transporter encodes MVCALGAAVCFGTATVLQAVAARQAGPGGGGEAALLLRALRQWRYIAGLGLDGLGFLFQIVALRSLPIYAVGAALAASLAVTAVVAARLLDVRLRGVEWGAVGVVCAGLAMLGLASGPEGGKDGSDTLRWVMLAVALGLLLLGLAGGRLSGPARGLVLGLGAGCGFGVVEVTVRLIDSLAPTALLTNPATYALLIGGGAAFILLTSALQRGSVTTATAGMVLGETLGPAAIGVVWLGDRTREGMAWLAVLGFAVAVAGALALARFGEAPEAEPAERPSQTAR; translated from the coding sequence ATGGTGTGCGCCCTAGGCGCGGCGGTCTGTTTTGGTACCGCGACGGTGTTGCAGGCGGTGGCGGCGCGGCAGGCCGGTCCCGGTGGTGGCGGTGAGGCGGCGCTGCTGCTGCGGGCGTTGCGGCAGTGGCGGTACATCGCCGGGCTCGGGCTGGACGGGCTGGGGTTCCTGTTCCAGATCGTGGCGCTGCGCTCGCTGCCGATCTACGCGGTCGGCGCCGCCCTCGCGGCCAGCCTCGCGGTGACGGCGGTGGTCGCGGCGCGGCTGCTGGACGTGCGGCTGCGCGGTGTGGAGTGGGGCGCGGTGGGCGTGGTGTGCGCCGGGCTCGCGATGCTGGGCCTGGCCTCCGGCCCGGAGGGCGGCAAGGACGGGTCGGACACCCTGCGGTGGGTGATGCTCGCGGTGGCGCTCGGGCTGCTGCTGCTCGGGCTCGCGGGCGGGCGGCTGTCCGGTCCGGCGCGGGGGCTGGTGCTCGGGCTCGGCGCCGGGTGCGGGTTCGGGGTGGTCGAGGTGACGGTCCGGCTGATCGACAGCCTCGCGCCCACCGCGCTGCTCACCAACCCCGCGACGTACGCCCTGCTGATCGGTGGCGGTGCCGCGTTCATCCTGCTGACCTCGGCCCTCCAGCGCGGCTCGGTCACGACGGCGACGGCCGGGATGGTGCTCGGCGAGACGCTCGGCCCCGCCGCGATCGGCGTCGTCTGGCTCGGCGACCGCACCCGCGAGGGCATGGCCTGGCTGGCCGTCCTCGGCTTCGCGGTGGCGGTGGCCGGCGCCCTGGCCCTGGCCCGCTTCGGCGAGGCCCCGGAGGCGGAACCGGCGGAGCGGCCGTCACAGACCGCGCGGTAG